In Euphorbia lathyris chromosome 2, ddEupLath1.1, whole genome shotgun sequence, the sequence ATAGTCTGAAAAACTCCAACGAAGTTTggggaaaggattgacaacccgtaaCTCAAATTAGTTAGAATGCTCTCATGTTTActtttctctgttaacttgttaCGATTCATAAATTCTATAATAAAAAGTTTACACAATTCAATATACATTTCTGTAGTTACTTTGATAATATCTTCGAAGTAAGATTCTGGTGTTTCCattaaaatgtatttaattTCACATAGTTACAAGGAAACTTGGTTGAACACTTGAAATAATTAGTGTTTACGGAAgatatgatcgttaggtcggcttatcggaaataaatacaaatttgattaaggtagaaatctactccaaaccagagagatttctacggttcaaagcctattaattGAAGGAATTTACGATTTATTACATGCTTATAATCTTttcaaagtttaagttgttatctttgcttaatgcaaatgagtTTAACGCTTTTCTTACTTTAAACGCTAAAAGTTCATGTCTTGTAAACCAATCTCGAGACATAATTGTTTTCTAAATTTCTAACATAAAATTCTCATCTGATTCTgattaattcaattcaattcaatccaattcaattaaacgattttctatattataaacctaaaacgtgaatcaaactgaattaaaataagttttcgtgaaaaagcgttctctgtgggttcgatatctttttattactacaagcgaaatcaTGCACTTGCGAAATCGCTCAAGAGATATATTTTTGACAGTAACACAGTAAAGAAATGATAATTTCCACAAGTTTATAAAGGGTTTTTACAAGCCTTTAACCAACAATAGGGGAAAGGCTCTCTCACGCGCAGGGGGGTGCAGTCGAAGCATCACATGGTTGTGGGCGCACCTACACGAGTTGGGTGTCGCGAATGCCGCACTGAAATCATGGACTTTAGACATGCCTACTTTTGATTCGGCCCGTATTTTTGTCCTTAAATTACGTTAAGATGAGTTTTGTTCataaatatgaattattttttattatttttaattccaAAAGTCTCATTTATTCATGGACATTCGTCTCTATTCGTGAACAGTCGTATCCGTTCGAGTTTTATTTATACCGAATCGAACTGTCAATTTTTACATACTGCACAaacgaaaaattacaaaatatgcTCTCTGAATTTAACTTGCTCTATGTTTTCTCGCAATATTCTTCTTCCTTGTTTGTTGATAACGCCTTACACACGGTAAGCGTTCGCTTATGTAACCTTTTCTATCttggagacgatcgtcaatagcgacgaaaTCTATCTTAAATAGATTGGTAATAATAGGCCTCATATTTGTCTAATTCGGTGAAAATGTTTCATACACTTTCACTTAATTTATGTtacttaaaatttaatatttatgtatTCTGTTTTCATTTGGATTAATCACATACAACATTCTTAAGACAAATTATatattgttttatgtttttccaAATACGGATCCAAAATTTGAAAATGctgattataaaaaataaaaacaaaaacaaaaaatagtaAAGCTATAGATAACGACTCATATACACCTTTAGACATTATAGTTTTAATTCTGATGGTGCTTTTAAGGTTGGTACGGAAAATGGTTTGAGAGATAGACAAAAAAAGATATGAATTTTGTAGAGAAACAAAGGAAGGGATTAATGAGATGGggtattttttatgttttcaacATATTTTTAAGTTTTACAGGGGGCCAAAGGTAGGTTGGAATAGAGAGAGAATGAGAGCAAAAGAACAAGTTGAAAATTTATCCACTTTGTTATTAAAGGATgactgctttttttttttttttttttgcaggtgGTGGTCATGCTTCTTATGACGGGCATTCATCTATCTGAGAAGGATGATCATCCATCTCTCAGAAGGATTAAACAAAGATGAAAAGGATAAGAAATAAGTTAGTGGCAATACTATTTGAAATAGTCACTCAGTTACTATGAGTTATTCAACTGTCTATTGTGAAAGGTGACCATCTTTCTCACATGCGACATAATAAAGCTCAAATGAATGACATCTTGATGTGGTGCTTGAAGGAAGGACTTATTCCCATCTCGTGATGGACATTCATCATTCTCACCTGGCTCAGAAAAATCGACAAACTTTATAAAAAAATGGGGACAAACAACAAAACAATATAAGAAAAGTTGTATTATTATATTAAGGGAGGATGAGGATTGTCCTTTTCGCTATCTTAGTTGGACAAGCACATATTAAGTAgaaaatctttattttcttgtatATTTCCATTGATCGAGATGCGATACTTTATAAAAGAAATCTAAAGATATGAACATATTTGAAAATTTGTGCTCATATCATTTGTTGTGGTATACATATACTTtctatatgtaattttttttattcttatttatgtttcaaatctttttttttctttttataggATTCGGGTAAATCTTATTAGAATAAAATGGGGTGAAGTAAGCGCGAAATTCATATCCCTTGCCATTTTAGTAGAGATTGAAAATCAAAATGTTTTGCTTTCAATTTTACATATTTATGAATGATAACGacactctttattttatttcaattaggGGCATTTCTCGAaatgataagaaaaataagagttttcattcaatttctttttttttttgtgtatttttattaatacaaTCATtctattaacttttttttagttttaaatttacCTGAAACTTATCTAATCTCGCATCTAAAGTTTTCTATCTATTTTCCCCATATTTTACTATCttatacataatttatcctTCTCGAAAAATTATACTTTAATAtctattttactttttaaattttattttgtttcaaaaactttttttaactaaattttacttttacttttaaattttcatttttatcattatacttatttattataatactttTGTACCTTTAAATTAGTTTCactttttatctttatatttatttatttttattttttacccTAAAAAGTAACTTTGaccatttttttttagaaaaagtacaaaaacaaACCATGTGGTTTCGGTAAATTTCAAACATAGTTCTGTGTTTTAAAATGTGATGAACACGAGCATTGagatttattatgtgagcaaataTAGTTCAAATTCACTAACAGTGTTTAAGAAGTCGGCGTGATAATTTTTGGTCAAAATAGTCAAGAGGTAATTTTTTGTCTttctatttatttctttttagaatttaatttttatttttctagtaCTTAATCACTATATTATACCTCAACCTTTTTCTACCAACCCTATTACATCTCAAATTATCGAGTAGTTTTAGGGTACTTCTGGAATAATACTCCCTACCAATCAATACATgacatatgtatatattttttttttcttccaccAATCATACTCAAATAAAaattagttatttattatttattatagtaCTTTTGCACCTTTAAATTAGTTTCActttttatccttatatttatttatttttattttttaccctaaaaagtaattttgaccaatttttttagaaaaaaatacaaaaacaaaccatgtgatttcaataaattttaaacaCAGTCCTGTGTTTCAAAACGTGATGAACACGAGAATTGAggtttattatgtgagcaaagataattcaaattgactaacaatgTTTAAGAAGGTGACGTGATAATTTTTGGTCAAATAAAAGAGGTAATTTTTTTGtctttctatttatttatttttagaatttaattttatttttctactaCCTAATCACAATATTATACCTCAACCTTTTTCTACCAATCCTACTACACCTCAAATTATCGAGTAGTTTTAAGGTACTCATGGAGTAATACTCTCTACCAATCAATGCATGACacatgtgtatatatattttttcttctaCCAATCATGctcatataaattttaattggtcgagaataataatttcaaagtacagtaaaacctctatatagaaaTACACTTGGGACtggactatttgtataacaattgggaggttattactaaatagagtttggtataataaaatttctcaacacataaaattttaaatttttatcataaacatgcatagtttatatataatatataacaatagacattaatagaacaaattaaatatttagaatttcaatttagagtttaggtttgaaatatatagataattgaaagagttttatgggaaaaatgtaaatatcaatgagaatactaaatatttataatttcaagttgtagtttgtgtttccaactcatacataatttcaatagttttttttttaaatattttataatttagtttgaattctttatatatatatatatatatatatatattattactatatagagacatagtttctaaaggtggaacttgaaaagtgtataacaaataacatttgagaggttattcctatttatgactggcccaagttgggaccgagtttttttataacaaaatagaggttattcctatatagagtattcctatatagaggttttactgtactgTAAAATTTCTCCAAATTACCTGCCTTTACTAACAAAATAAATTTAGTGCCTATGTTTGATATGTTTTGAAATATAAAACTTTATAAAaccaaataatttatttttatacattctttattttatttattttttactttttttatataatttgcgcacaatgcgcttacattaaagaagaaagaaaaatccccacaaAACTCGGATGTGTTCCCATGACCTCCCTattcaatttaatatttatttttaattattttaatataattagtttttaattaattttatttcagttttattatctcactattttttatttcagttttattatttcactatatttatatttaatacaaaacatgtatttataaaaattataaagaaaTAATTCGCAACTGTAATTTATTATCTTATTTCAACTAAATAGTGTATATCATTTCGTTTATGAAAGTCGTTACATCCATTTGGGTCTTTAAACTAAAGTTTCAAAGTAAATTAAAactctaaactatcaaaatcattaatcaGATCTCTGAACTAAggaaaaatcattaattgagtctctattctatcctaaaatcagaaactgtgactatttgatataaacTGTAAGCATCTCTACgttggttcaaaatgaatttgaaaaataGAGTCTGGAAGAATGATTTTTGATGAGgcctcaattaatgatttttgtttaaaataagGACTCAATTGGTGAGTTTTGGTTAGTTCAAAATCTGCtcaatgattttaatagtttaggaTGTAGATTTTGAATCCTTAGTTGGGGGAGCAAAGGAATATTATGCCTTTATGAAATTGAAGCAAACACTCGAGGAAATTCTTACAGTATTAAAACCCTAATAAAAAtacgaatatcttgttcatcttTCCCCTGCTCGCCTCTGCCTCTGCTTCTGCTTCTCGCCCCCTATCTGCTTATTCTCTTCCGTGTCCAGTCACTTTTTCTTTCACCAGACCTAATTCTTTACTTTTAATTCGAATTATGTTTTTCTACTTCTCCCTCTTGAATTCTTATCTGCATTGTTTAGAGAGATTGTAATCAAACTTATTGCTTCTCACCCTCATCTTCACCTCCATTGCTGCCGCCAGTCTCTTATCTCTCAGTTGTGTACTTTCTTTCCCTTGctaactttatttatttatttgtttacatTTACTTCTATTGCACCAATTGTCTATCGATGAGTACTCCTCCCATTGAATCGAAAGATGGTGCTTCAAGTTCAAATGAAACTGAGGCTACGACTCCTGAGATTCCTCCTTTTAGAATGCCTACTATGGAAGAGATTCGCGCCCAAGAAGTTTGGAATAATTGTGCTATGCGCAGTGTTGCTAGTGGAGTAATGGGTGAGGCTAagtttctccatttttttttctttttccttggATTAGGTTCCTTTGCAATAATTTGCTTTTTTTGTTCAGAGATTTCGTTGCTCAtgtttcttattttcttttattattattatatcctACTCAAGAAAAAGGTATGGGATGAGAAAGCTGAACCTTTTAATCTTCAACCAATTGCTGTTTTTAACTCAAGTTAATTGTCTGCTTGGATGGAGGCTTTTGAAGGTTAAACAGTGAAAGGTTAATTATCTATTAGGAGGGGAGGGTTTTCAAAGGTTAATTGGAGGTTAAAAGACCTCCATTTTAAGCCCCACCAAATTGGTGGGAGTTGGAGGTTAACTATTTTCGCCTGCCTCCCATTATTTTATCTTCCCTAACCACTGATGTTAGAATCTTACAATTCACGATCGGAATCAACAGAATCCTACGATTTGCGATTCGAATCATACAAGtcgattcagctctatttcgaTTGGGATATTCACCATTGttcatcaaaaacttcaacaaTAATAACTACTAAATCCACTATCCTCTAGTCCGATTGTTATTTATCAAGTTGTCAAATCAAACTAGTTTCATTCCATCGTTATCAAGTTGACaacaagacaaaaaaaaagagtaagAAGTTCAAACTCTCCATCTCCCCTAAGTTATTAAACGGGATTtgtgaattagttttattaggatTGCATTTGCATTAGATTTGAATTGTAAGTATTGGTTGATATGATTTCTTTTTTGACATTAAAATTGCGTTTCTAgactaatatttgataatattttgagttcaacatggtaaatattttatttttataatattatgaatttgatacGAATCTTACGATTCACGAGTCACGGTTCACAAAATGTAGATTTCGATTCAcgagtcgaatctcgatttgacaactatgtccctaacctccattgaagcacaTCCTAAAGAGTTGTCTTGTAGTTCTATTATCCGGTCGTGGCACTTATTGGAATGGTGAAATCAAGGAGGAGACGGAAGGCGAAAGAAAGAGCTTCGAATTTGCTATGACTTCTTCCCTGAAAAGAGTACTATTTAGGAGAGTGAACTTATTCTTCTTCCTTTTATTTTTGTACCTTCTGCGTCGACTTTCTAATTCTAAGCTAAGTAAGTACTTACAGCGGGGTAGTAATGAGTGGATTGGATTCCTTTCTTTCCCGATTATGTTTTTGTTCCGCTTGTGAGTTCTATTTCAAGAAGAGTAAGATGAAGGTAGTTGGGGAGTGCGGGTAGGCTTGGGCCTCCGGGTACAGCTTAAGACGATACCAAGCAGGGGTGCCGTCCATTTTGACAACTATTGTATGGATTGAATGCGAAACCAATGGTCTTTCAACCACGATTTCCCTTTTCTGTAAAAGATCGAGGGAAAACCCCAGGCCGTCCTTCACTATGAGAACTGAAAGCTGAAGTTATTAACTCGCAATTTCAGATATTAAGATTGAGAAATGGATTAACTCTGTCACTTCTCAAATAATCAAACCTCTGAAGCAGAGTTCACTTAGTTGATGATTCATTTTGCTCATTATTCTTATTGAGGCTTTGTGTGTGGGAACATGGAGAGTTAGAAATGTGTGGGTGCATTTGTTGTTCGAAAAATAAGAGTTGCATGGAAAGAGAGTTATTTTGATGATATAAAGTTCTAGCCTCTTGTAAAGATTGTAATTTGATTTGTTTCCACTATTTTTCTCTAGTATGCATGCTCTACATATTTTTGCTCTCAACATTCCTATATTTACTTGTCATTTCGCAGCTACAAAACCAAGCTGTTTCTTGACTGCTCGGTTGGGTATTTATATTTAATGTGTTTTTGTGTTATGAAAATGTCTATAGGGGGTGGACTTGGGTTGTTCATGGGCCTATTTCTTGGTGCGTTGGATAATCCGATAATGCAAGATACGATGAGTGGAAAGGAGCAGTTCATTTATACTGCAAAACAAATGGGGCAAAGGAGTTGGGGTCATTGTAAAACATTTGCAGTTATGGGATTGATTTTCTCTGCTGCTGAGTGTACTGTTGAAAAGGTATGCATACAACGGATATTTACATTTGAGTTTGTACTTTGAATTGTTAATTTAGGAATTTAAAAGCTTGTTTTTTGTGTCAAGGCACGTGCAAAGCATGACATCAACAACACCATGATTGCTGGGTGTGTAACTGGAGGTACACTGGCCATAAAAGGTAATATTTTACTTGTTTTCATCCAATGTTCTATGTTTGAAGAGTATTCAAAATGAGAAATGAAGTTCTCTCATAAGATCCAGCTCTTACTGAAAATGATATATCTAGCAAAAAATAGATGGTTAGGCAAAAAGAATGGGGAGGATTGTATGACGAGGGAGGTTGAGGATGTGGGAGAGAAGAAGGACCCATGGAATTACTTATGCACTTCACCGTAGAAAGATTTCAAAATATTTATCTTAATTTGTGATCTTAATTGAACCTATTTTGTTATTGTTGcttagatttgttttttttttcttcacttAAGATGGACTTGTTGCCAACTGTTTGATCTGGTGTTAATTTGGAGGCAAATTTCCCATGATAAGGTACTAATTTTGAATAGCTAAAACACCATTGCCatttgagaaaaaagaaaaaccctGGAAAAACATTGGAGATGAATACTCCTGTTAACTTCTTCATCATGTATCATCAATCAAGTTCCGTATGTAGAATTGCCATTACAAAATATAGATTTTTTGTAGCCGAGTtaataatatgtatatatattcgaATTTTAAAGTTGGATgtcttattaaattttaaaagaaatttcaacGCATAGTAAATGACACCTGAAATTCTGATCCATATTTTCTGGAATATCCTAGTTCTGGCATTGGAATAATTTTGCAATTTGTGGTTTTTATAAAAGAACTTGTCGGCAATTGATAAATTCTGAAGAGGAAATTAAGGGCAATAACAAGCCTTTTGTCTgaattataagataataatatatttcaaatatatcatgataaatatataagAACAAACGAGTGTGAATTTTGTAATATTCTGTTTTTAAGCTTCTTTCCTATGTCTCTGGTCTTTTAAGAGCTGAGTTCAATACATTTTGATGGTTTTAAATGTATTTTCCCCGGACTTGCATTTGCTATTTGCATGCATCTGGTGCTTGGAGCTTTCAATAAGTGTGGGAAAGAACTAACTTTTTACTTGGCCACTGAATATGTGCTTGTTCATTCTTGTTTGTTGTCATTCTTTGGCCTTTTATTTGCTATACTCATcaaggtgccttctatggttactttgtttttgacaaagtaccattacttggtgtgttttcaccattggatgattgagtataaaattaatccaatggtgaaaacacacaaagtacggcttactttgttaaaaacaaagtaagcatagcctttacttACTCATCAAATAATAGAATGAATTGTACGATTTCATTACTTCATGTTAATATGGATTCTTGAAGGTTCCTATTAAATTATTGAACTTGATAAGATTTTATGGCTGATAAACAAAATAACAACACACTGTTCAAAGTTGTAATCTCCCTTGAATAATATAGGCCTAAACCATAcgcagccccctgaacttgtcacttttagtcattttgccccctgaacttacgggacgacccatttgccccttcaactatttaaaagtggtattagcaacccctgttttcattataacggaacaATTATGACTTGTTCTCATTGCAAGCACCAAGTTCATAATAAAAAGGGttgtgcactactaaaacaagctgcAAATGAGGTTAATATAGACAGTACACAAGTTCTCttgtaaaaattgcatatagGTTGTGCATTACTAAAAGAAGCTGCAAATGAGGTCACATATATGCAAGCTGGTTCCAATACTTCCATGAACACTTGTACTAATGTTGaaacttcattttgtttccgttataatgaatatagggggttgctaataccacttttaaatagttgaaggggCAAATAGGTCAtcccgtaagttcagggggcaaaatgaccaaaattgacGAGTTCAGGGGGCTGCGTATGGTTTAGGCCAATAATAtaccttatttattttatcaatccaCTCAAGCAGTAGCACATTCAAAGATATTAGAAGTCAATTGCTTTTGGCATTTAAGGTTGATTACTTCTCAATCTATCTAAAGTGGAAGCTTTACTAATTCTTGGCATCTTCAAATTATCTTGATGGCATTTATCCTTTGCCTTATTTGTtttatgggtaattaatttattagtccctatattttgacaaaacacactgtttagtccctatattttcaaaaacacatggtaaggtccctaaccttttttttcagtgaactgtttagtccttccgtctgtttcttagattttttactgtttatgacttcggaaatgactaaattaccctttactatttaccttcgaACTTCATAAgagaaaatccaatttagaaaaagaagctatttgtatggagaacaagaaaaagaacagatccaatgcttacgaatttgaatgATTAAGAAGAACATCAAGAAGAAGaatactcaaagttgatttcagatgcattagagtgtaacggaaaggaaaataaagaaaaagaagaacgcaaatccaaattgactaacaaaatcttcatgagagtctaacggtagggactaaacagttcactgagaaaaacgttagggactaaacagttcattaggaaaaaagttagggattgtatcatgtgtttttgaaaatacagggactaaacagtgtgttttgttaaaatatagggactaataaattaattacccttgtTTTATTGGTCCAATTAAGCAGAACATTAAAAAATATCAGAAATTAAATGCAAATTGCTTTTGGCATTTCTGATTAATTTCTTCTCATTCTATTGAAAGCAGAAGCTTTATTAGTTCTTGACATCTTTGAAGTGTGTACCTAGATTCCTTGTGTGCAACCCTCCTCTCCCCTCCATCCTTTGTGCCAAACCCACTCTAAGTGGGGCTGTTGTTTAGGATCATAAACTGCAGTCGAACTCATTTGGCCATGACATGCTAGTGATAACATGCTAACCGATTCTTTTGCATTGTGGTTTACACTATATACAGTGTTGTTAAAAGCTGAAAGAGGCGCTCAGGTGAGTCAGCCCAACACGGTAGACAAGGCACCTTCAATAAGGTGTTGCCTAGCCGAGTGCTTGAGGCCAAGCACTAgactagaaaaaaaaaacatgtctTGGGTATAGTTTGGCTTCTtgttgaaaattttgatgaaaAGGAAACATCAGTTATTAAAGGAGTGTTGGAAAGGGATGATTGAGTTTAAGGTCTTTTTTTGtattcaaaatatatatttagtttCCAAACAAATTAAAGCTATTTGTAGGACAGCTTTCGGGTGAAAAAAAGACATGCTTGTCTCTTCACAAAAATATGTGTTTGTCCCTTTGAAGAAAAAAACAACTACACTCTGCAGGTACCTTGTGAAGTTTCAATGCTGCGCCTTGTGTCATAGAGAACTAGAAaacacaagaaaaaaaaaagcaaaaagttttaataagtaaaaaaaatgattaatattgAAGAagaggtgccttctatggttactttgtttttgacaaagtaccattacttggtgtgttttcaccattggataatggattagaaaattaatccaatggtgaaaacacacaaagtaaggcttactttgttaaaaacaaagtaagcatagcctttaccttgAAGAAGAATTCTGCttgataattataatttataaaattttatgttCATTTTAGGAAACTTCAATGctgtttttgtatatatttttatcttCTTTTAGGGACCGCCTCACTTCACTCGTGCTACCGCGTAATGCTTTATATGTAATATTTTTGTGCACTGAAACATTATATGACATGTCGAATCTATTATTGTCTCTAGGTGGTGCAAAAGCAACATGTATTGGTTGTGCTGGGTTTGCTACATTCTCAGTCTTGATAGAGAAGTTCCTGGAAAGACATACTTGACAAATATACTCGCTCCAGTTTTGCAGAGGccggagttttttttttcataagaCAGGTGGTGGATTGCTGTGAATCTTAGATTTTGTTTTGCACATTCAGTTTAAATTTTTCTTGACATAATGAGAGGGGAAATGGAATCCCCATTGAAATACAAGTTGCATAGTATTATTGAATTCTTCAATTTTGTTATACTTTCTGTCACACTGATCTCCAAATTGAGGATATCTGCTACTGAGAAATACTTGAGAAAGTGATTCGTTGAATAA encodes:
- the LOC136218765 gene encoding mitochondrial import inner membrane translocase subunit TIM22-4-like, which codes for MSTPPIESKDGASSSNETEATTPEIPPFRMPTMEEIRAQEVWNNCAMRSVASGVMGGGLGLFMGLFLGALDNPIMQDTMSGKEQFIYTAKQMGQRSWGHCKTFAVMGLIFSAAECTVEKARAKHDINNTMIAGCVTGGTLAIKGGAKATCIGCAGFATFSVLIEKFLERHT